A part of Geothrix oryzae genomic DNA contains:
- a CDS encoding MinD/ParA family protein: MSSDQASRLRSMAQGQRPEAPLFAARVVAITSGKGGVGKTNVVAGLAIALAQQGQRVVVMDADFGLANLDILLGLSPKFTLEHVLRGEKVLEEILLEGPMGIRIIPASSGIQELTRLDTMSELRLVQGLQRVAETADWLLIDTAAGIHDSVLKLLMAAQEVILVTTPEPTSLVDAYAMVKVLHLREASKPLWLLVNNGQSSDEAQETIDQLQAATERFLGKQLQVLGMIPNDPHILQAVRQQRGVVDLFPRSPAAQAFQLLARQLLGQVSLQPGGFAAFWRQLASDDPN; this comes from the coding sequence ATGAGCAGCGACCAGGCATCCCGCCTCCGCAGCATGGCCCAGGGGCAGCGCCCCGAGGCACCCCTCTTCGCCGCCCGCGTCGTGGCCATCACTTCGGGCAAGGGCGGGGTGGGCAAGACCAATGTGGTGGCCGGCCTTGCCATCGCCCTCGCCCAGCAGGGCCAGCGGGTCGTGGTCATGGACGCGGACTTCGGCCTGGCCAACCTGGACATCCTGCTGGGCCTCTCCCCGAAATTCACCCTGGAGCATGTGCTCCGGGGCGAGAAGGTGCTCGAGGAGATCCTGCTGGAAGGCCCCATGGGCATCCGCATCATCCCCGCCAGCAGCGGCATCCAGGAACTCACCCGCCTCGACACCATGAGCGAGCTGCGGCTGGTGCAGGGACTCCAGCGGGTGGCGGAGACGGCGGACTGGCTGCTCATCGACACCGCCGCTGGCATCCACGATTCCGTCCTCAAGCTCCTCATGGCCGCCCAGGAGGTGATCCTGGTGACCACGCCCGAGCCCACCAGCCTGGTGGACGCCTACGCCATGGTGAAGGTGCTGCACCTGCGGGAGGCCTCCAAGCCGCTGTGGCTGCTGGTGAACAACGGCCAGAGTTCCGACGAGGCCCAGGAAACCATCGATCAGCTCCAGGCAGCCACGGAGCGCTTCCTCGGCAAACAGCTCCAGGTGCTGGGCATGATCCCCAACGACCCCCACATCCTGCAGGCCGTGCGCCAGCAGCGCGGCGTGGTGGATCTCTTCCCCCGGAGCCCCGCCGCCCAGGCCTTCCAGCTTCTGGCCCGGCAACTGCTGGGGCAGGTGTCCTTGCAGCCCGGCGGGTTTGCGGCATTCTGGAGGCAGCTCGCCTCCGACGACCCCAACTAG
- a CDS encoding FliA/WhiG family RNA polymerase sigma factor: protein MSSPRSDPSAVPAPPLGSEAARAVEAAPAALRPWAALAAAKAYGKGAPPAVNPAVASPAAAPTAAADAAPGAAEAQEPPEPFDRENREQIIKDYVPLVKFVAHRVASRLPSHVELDDLINSGILGLMDAIEKFEPARNIKFKTYAELRVKGAILDGLRDLDWVPRSLRRKKKDIENAYHLLEQQMGRAATDEEVAVHLGVPLEELHKNLDELKGVTLGTFVEVGEDGEGESLISFVPDPDAEDPHQTFQATEIKDILRRAMEVLPKKEKFVVQLYYFDELTMKEIGTLLNITESRVSQLHTKAMLRLRGKLLEKHIEG from the coding sequence ATGTCCTCCCCGAGGTCGGACCCATCCGCTGTCCCCGCCCCGCCTCTCGGCAGTGAGGCGGCCCGGGCCGTGGAAGCCGCGCCCGCCGCGCTCCGGCCCTGGGCGGCCCTGGCGGCGGCGAAGGCCTACGGCAAGGGTGCGCCCCCCGCCGTCAATCCCGCCGTGGCCTCCCCGGCCGCCGCCCCAACGGCGGCGGCGGACGCCGCGCCCGGCGCCGCCGAGGCCCAGGAGCCGCCGGAACCCTTCGACCGCGAGAATCGCGAGCAGATCATCAAGGACTATGTGCCCCTGGTGAAGTTCGTCGCCCACCGCGTCGCCTCCCGCCTGCCCTCGCATGTGGAGCTGGACGACCTCATCAACAGCGGCATCCTCGGCCTCATGGACGCCATCGAGAAGTTCGAGCCGGCCCGGAACATCAAGTTCAAGACCTACGCCGAGCTGCGGGTGAAGGGGGCCATCCTCGACGGCCTGCGCGACCTGGACTGGGTCCCACGGAGCCTGCGCCGCAAGAAGAAGGACATCGAGAACGCCTACCACCTGCTCGAGCAGCAGATGGGACGGGCCGCCACGGACGAGGAGGTCGCCGTCCACCTGGGGGTCCCCCTCGAGGAGCTGCACAAGAACCTGGACGAGCTGAAGGGCGTCACCCTGGGCACCTTCGTGGAGGTGGGCGAGGACGGCGAGGGGGAGAGCCTCATCAGCTTCGTGCCAGACCCGGATGCCGAGGATCCGCACCAGACCTTCCAGGCCACGGAGATCAAGGACATCCTGAGGCGGGCCATGGAAGTGCTGCCCAAGAAGGAGAAGTTCGTGGTCCAGCTCTACTACTTCGACGAACTGACCATGAAGGAAATCGGGACGCTCCTGAACATCACCGAGTCCCGGGTATCCCAATTGCATACCAAGGCCATGCTGCGACTCCGGGGCAAGCTCCTGGAGAAGCACATCGAAGGATAA
- the flhF gene encoding flagellar biosynthesis protein FlhF, translating to MRVKTFEAGSMQDALDIVKKEMGEEAFILSTRTRRRASALGLGEEAVIEVTAAVDEAQPGAKLATPPLAAGSPASLTYGLRPSLEPAPSRPPARPSAQPPAQSTARPPVAPPAPPMDLQPLRRELLEIKGAVAALKDNDQRNASILKELDQMKALLSRIQRQGMPPAQLHLPPSLLELYGDLVANDVEPLVALRLCEYAQRALVDQDGDSAAGAVDAERARLFLRRVIADFIPVAPPIQLDPGKMRVAALVGPTGVGKTTTLAKLAAYAQLHLKQKVALLTLDTYRMAAVDQLQQYAQILQVPLHVALTVEDLRSALRFYQDRALVLIDTPGHSPKDTETLGQLRGLLDELPEVETHLVMSATTKPRDLAEIAARYEPLHPTRLLFTKLDETSTYGPILSTLVRVKRPLSYLGTGQEVPEALELATSRRVADLILPATVKEAE from the coding sequence ATGCGCGTGAAGACCTTCGAAGCCGGATCCATGCAGGATGCCCTGGACATCGTGAAGAAGGAGATGGGCGAGGAGGCCTTCATCCTCTCCACCCGGACCCGGCGGCGGGCCTCGGCCCTGGGCCTGGGCGAGGAGGCCGTCATCGAAGTCACGGCCGCCGTGGACGAGGCCCAGCCCGGCGCGAAGCTGGCGACGCCGCCGCTCGCCGCCGGCAGTCCCGCCTCCCTGACCTACGGCCTCCGCCCCTCCCTGGAACCGGCGCCATCCCGGCCTCCAGCACGGCCTTCGGCCCAACCCCCGGCCCAATCCACAGCCCGGCCCCCCGTCGCCCCGCCGGCCCCCCCCATGGATCTGCAGCCACTCCGGAGGGAGCTGCTGGAGATCAAGGGCGCCGTGGCGGCCCTCAAGGACAACGATCAGCGCAACGCCTCGATCCTGAAGGAACTCGATCAGATGAAGGCGCTGCTGAGCCGCATCCAGCGCCAGGGCATGCCCCCAGCCCAGCTGCACCTGCCCCCCAGCCTGCTGGAGCTCTACGGCGACCTGGTGGCCAACGATGTGGAACCGCTGGTGGCCCTGCGGCTCTGCGAATACGCCCAGCGGGCCCTCGTGGACCAGGATGGCGACTCCGCCGCCGGCGCCGTGGACGCTGAGCGGGCGCGGCTCTTCCTCCGCCGGGTCATCGCCGACTTCATCCCCGTGGCCCCTCCCATCCAGCTGGATCCCGGCAAGATGCGCGTGGCCGCGCTCGTGGGCCCCACCGGCGTGGGCAAGACCACGACGCTGGCCAAGCTGGCCGCCTACGCCCAGCTCCACCTGAAGCAGAAGGTGGCCCTGCTCACCCTCGACACCTACCGCATGGCGGCCGTGGATCAGCTCCAGCAGTACGCCCAGATCCTGCAGGTGCCCCTGCATGTGGCCCTCACGGTGGAAGACCTGCGCAGCGCCCTGCGTTTCTACCAGGACCGCGCCCTGGTGCTCATCGACACGCCCGGCCACAGCCCCAAGGACACCGAGACGCTGGGCCAGCTGCGCGGCCTGCTGGACGAGCTGCCGGAGGTGGAGACCCACCTCGTGATGTCGGCCACCACCAAGCCCCGCGATCTGGCCGAGATCGCCGCGCGCTACGAGCCCCTGCATCCCACCCGCCTGCTCTTCACCAAGCTCGACGAGACCTCCACCTACGGCCCCATCCTCAGCACCCTGGTCCGCGTCAAGCGGCCCCTCAGCTACCTGGGCACGGGCCAGGAAGTGCCCGAGGCCCTGGAACTGGCCACCAGCCGCCGGGTGGCCGACCTCATCCTCCCTGCCACCGTGAAGGAGGCCGAATGA
- the fliM gene encoding flagellar motor switch protein FliM — MAKILSQEEVDALLKSHTRTGPKAPAAPGPERGAPQYQAKKAQAQRKVTLYNFRRPDRVSREQMRSLHFMHDRFARNFSSSLSAYLRTITEVNLVSVEQLSYQEFLLSVPDPTCFNAISIKPLEGALALEVNPTLVFPIIDKMLGGPGEPLKQLRTMTDIEQSIFDGVLKLVLEDLREAWRGIVDLDFRIQARETSPQLIQIVAPNEVVLLVVFEVKMGPVSGMINLAIPSIILEPISTKFDQEMFTGYKKSSTFEEARLLMASLKRCPMEAAAEIRGTSLRMEEVLQLKPGDLIPLTKRFDAELDLCVDGIPRFMGLVALNPNGKRVFQVTGARSEG, encoded by the coding sequence ATGGCCAAAATTCTTAGCCAAGAGGAAGTAGACGCGCTACTTAAGTCCCATACGAGGACCGGGCCCAAGGCCCCGGCCGCGCCGGGACCCGAGCGCGGCGCTCCTCAATATCAGGCAAAAAAAGCCCAGGCACAGCGCAAGGTCACCCTCTACAACTTCCGCCGTCCCGACCGGGTGAGCCGGGAGCAGATGCGCTCCCTGCACTTCATGCACGACCGCTTCGCCCGGAACTTCTCCAGTTCCCTGAGCGCCTACCTGCGGACCATCACGGAAGTGAACCTGGTGAGCGTCGAGCAGCTCAGCTACCAGGAATTCCTGCTGTCCGTGCCCGACCCCACCTGCTTCAACGCCATCTCCATCAAGCCCCTCGAAGGCGCGCTGGCCCTGGAGGTGAATCCCACCCTGGTGTTCCCCATCATCGACAAGATGCTGGGCGGCCCCGGCGAACCGCTGAAGCAGCTCCGCACCATGACCGACATCGAGCAGAGCATCTTCGACGGCGTGCTGAAGCTGGTGCTGGAGGATCTGCGCGAGGCCTGGCGCGGCATCGTGGACCTGGACTTCCGCATCCAGGCCCGGGAGACGAGCCCCCAGCTCATCCAGATCGTCGCCCCCAACGAGGTGGTGCTGCTGGTGGTCTTCGAAGTGAAGATGGGGCCGGTCAGCGGCATGATCAACCTGGCCATCCCGAGCATCATCCTCGAGCCCATCTCCACCAAGTTCGACCAGGAGATGTTCACCGGCTACAAGAAGTCCTCCACCTTCGAAGAGGCCCGCCTCCTGATGGCCAGCCTCAAGCGCTGCCCCATGGAGGCCGCCGCCGAGATCCGCGGCACCAGCCTCCGCATGGAGGAGGTCCTGCAGCTCAAGCCCGGCGATCTGATCCCGCTCACCAAGCGCTTCGATGCCGAGCTCGACCTCTGCGTGGACGGGATCCCCCGGTTCATGGGCCTCGTGGCCCTGAATCCCAATGGAAAACGCGTCTTCCAAGTGACCGGCGCCCGGTCGGAAGGATGA
- the fliN gene encoding flagellar motor switch protein FliN, protein MDARDTELFQKVGNAFAESMASVFSMLTGREFQLKSAPGEVVDPQGAAALHQAPTILVKANYQKGLNGTLFFTLPLKEGTMLVDLMLGGEGAPAEELVGDSKDALAETFNQVMGSANQTLSDLAGETFAIANVDILALAPEASAFSEQLGQGSFQSIALPTTQEALSTTIHLLFPDLLLQQLKRKLGLAEAPAPAAPPPQAAPAAAAAPAHRAPVAAGPMPDSGNLDLLLDIQLPVVVRMGQTEMQMGELLKLTPGSILELNRSADAPVEMLVNGKHIARGEVVVVDGNFAFRITEIDSRAARIRSLG, encoded by the coding sequence ATGGATGCCCGTGATACCGAACTCTTCCAGAAAGTCGGCAACGCGTTTGCCGAGAGCATGGCCTCCGTGTTCTCCATGCTCACGGGCCGTGAGTTCCAGCTGAAGTCCGCCCCGGGCGAGGTGGTGGACCCCCAGGGCGCCGCCGCCCTGCACCAGGCCCCCACCATCCTCGTGAAGGCCAACTACCAGAAGGGCCTCAACGGCACCCTGTTCTTCACCCTGCCCCTGAAGGAAGGCACCATGCTGGTGGACCTCATGCTGGGCGGCGAAGGCGCGCCCGCGGAGGAGCTGGTGGGCGATTCCAAGGACGCGCTGGCGGAGACCTTCAACCAGGTCATGGGCAGCGCCAACCAGACCCTGTCCGACCTGGCCGGGGAGACCTTCGCCATCGCCAATGTGGACATCCTCGCCCTCGCGCCGGAGGCCTCCGCCTTCTCGGAGCAGCTGGGCCAGGGATCATTCCAATCCATCGCCCTGCCCACGACCCAGGAAGCCCTGAGCACCACCATCCACCTGCTCTTCCCTGACCTTCTCCTGCAGCAGCTCAAGCGCAAGCTCGGCCTCGCGGAAGCTCCGGCCCCGGCCGCTCCGCCGCCCCAAGCCGCCCCCGCCGCCGCGGCGGCCCCGGCCCACCGGGCCCCCGTGGCCGCCGGCCCCATGCCCGATTCCGGCAACCTGGACCTGCTGCTGGACATCCAGCTGCCCGTGGTGGTCCGCATGGGCCAGACCGAGATGCAGATGGGTGAGCTGCTGAAGCTCACCCCGGGCTCCATCCTCGAGCTCAACCGCAGCGCGGATGCCCCCGTCGAGATGCTGGTGAACGGCAAGCACATCGCCCGGGGTGAGGTGGTGGTGGTGGACGGCAACTTCGCCTTCCGCATCACGGAGATCGACAGCCGCGCCGCCCGGATCCGCAGCCTGGGCTAG
- a CDS encoding aminotransferase-like domain-containing protein has translation MPPWSMTTELDRTSREPMYLQIVRAIVADVRKGRLRPGDALPGTRALAESLGVNRNTTLAAFQELEAEGWILSEPDRGSFIADKLPMAYPEEEESIAASDSGSWAAPTPLTEPFYQPRATDREGFRLIPDLPDVRLAPTAAIHRAHGRVLNLQQQRILQPGWDPRGLLDLRISLCRMLRELRGMALEPGNLVLTRGLMSTLNLVSRTLFNPGEAVAVEDPAYFRVLEAFRAAGARLFPIPVDAEGLQLEPLEALMARESVRLIYTTASPHYPTHAILSASRRRRLLELAEAHGARILEGDLAFGFQREQHPSLPLASEDTRGTVVYFSALEQILAPGLQVGFLAGFAPLIKTMAKQRQLIDWPGNQVQEATIEELFRDGEIHRHLSRIRKVNDARRETLVDRLLFHLHPAVSVEDPGEGLSLWVQVEAGLPLDAWVERCAAKGVVFYPGRLYDFRRNPIPFLCLGFAAHEVDEQNEACRRMAEALAEVRRLSPSGTASSR, from the coding sequence GTGCCCCCATGGTCCATGACCACCGAACTGGACCGGACCAGCCGGGAACCCATGTACCTGCAGATCGTCCGGGCCATTGTGGCCGATGTCCGCAAGGGGCGCCTGCGTCCCGGAGACGCCCTGCCGGGCACGCGGGCCCTGGCCGAGAGCCTGGGCGTCAACCGCAACACGACGCTGGCGGCCTTCCAGGAACTGGAAGCCGAAGGCTGGATCCTCTCGGAGCCTGATCGGGGCAGCTTCATCGCGGACAAGCTCCCGATGGCGTACCCGGAAGAAGAGGAAAGCATCGCCGCCTCGGACTCGGGCTCCTGGGCCGCGCCCACGCCCCTCACCGAGCCCTTCTACCAACCCCGCGCCACGGACCGGGAGGGGTTCCGCCTCATCCCCGACCTGCCGGATGTGCGCCTGGCGCCCACGGCCGCCATCCACCGGGCCCATGGCCGGGTGCTGAACCTCCAGCAGCAGCGCATCCTGCAGCCCGGCTGGGACCCGCGGGGCCTGCTGGATCTCCGCATCTCCCTGTGCCGGATGCTCCGGGAACTGCGGGGCATGGCCCTGGAACCCGGCAACCTGGTGCTCACCCGCGGCCTCATGAGCACCCTCAACCTCGTCTCCCGCACCCTCTTCAACCCGGGCGAGGCCGTGGCCGTCGAGGACCCCGCCTACTTCCGCGTGCTGGAGGCCTTCCGGGCCGCAGGGGCGCGCCTCTTCCCGATCCCCGTGGATGCCGAGGGCCTGCAGCTGGAGCCCCTGGAGGCCCTCATGGCCCGGGAGTCCGTGCGGCTCATCTACACCACCGCGAGCCCCCACTACCCCACCCACGCCATCCTGAGTGCCAGCCGTCGCCGGCGGCTGCTGGAGCTGGCGGAGGCCCACGGGGCCCGGATCCTGGAGGGCGACCTGGCCTTCGGCTTCCAACGCGAGCAGCACCCGAGCCTGCCCCTCGCCAGCGAGGACACCCGCGGCACCGTGGTCTATTTCAGCGCCCTGGAGCAGATCCTCGCACCCGGCCTCCAGGTGGGGTTCCTGGCGGGCTTCGCCCCCCTGATCAAGACCATGGCGAAGCAGCGCCAGCTCATCGACTGGCCAGGCAACCAGGTCCAGGAGGCCACCATCGAGGAGCTCTTCCGGGACGGCGAGATCCACCGCCACCTGAGCCGCATCCGCAAGGTCAACGACGCGCGCCGCGAAACCCTGGTGGACCGCCTCCTCTTCCACCTCCATCCCGCCGTCTCAGTGGAGGACCCGGGCGAGGGGCTCTCCCTGTGGGTCCAGGTGGAAGCAGGGCTGCCCCTCGATGCCTGGGTGGAGCGCTGCGCCGCCAAGGGGGTGGTCTTCTACCCGGGCCGCCTGTACGACTTCCGGCGGAATCCGATCCCCTTCCTGTGCCTGGGCTTCGCGGCCCACGAGGTGGACGAGCAGAATGAAGCCTGCCGCCGCATGGCCGAGGCCCTCGCCGAAGTCCGGCGGCTCAGTCCATCGGGAACCGCTTCGTCACGGTGA